The genomic stretch TCAGCCGTGCCTTCCGCTCCATGATTCGGGATGCCTACGAGCACCGGCGCCGGCAGGGGATCGCCGAGCACTGGGTCTACTTCTCATGCACTGCCCTCCAGTGGCATGCGTTTGATCCCTACCGCCGGCGCTGGATAACGGTCCCTCCGATGCCGGCTAGCCCTACTGAAACCTTTGCCTTCTCCGACAAGGAGTCACTCGCCGTCGGCACTGATCTCCTCGTCTTCGGCCGCGAGATGACTTCTTATGTTGTTATGAGATACAGCATCTTGAGCAACTCCTGGTGTCCGGGAGTTGTGATGAACTCACCGAGATGTCTGTTTGGATCGGCTAGCCGTGGGGGGAAGGCCATTGTAGCCGGTGGCACCAATGGCCGCGAGATTCTGAATTCCGCAGAGCTCTATGATTCGGAGACGCAGACTTGGGAGTCCTTGCCGACCATGAATCGAGCGAGGAAGTTGTGTTCAGGGGTGTTCATGGATGAGAAATTCTATGTCATTGGTGGAATGGCCAACGAAAGGGAGGTGTTGACGTGCGGTGAAGAGTACGATATGAAACGAAGCTCTTGGCGGCTGATTCCAAACATGTCCGACGGTCTAATCGGCGAGAACGGTGCACCGCCCCTTGTGGCCGTGGTGAGCAATCAGCTCTACGCGGCTCGATACGCAGACAAGATGGTGGTGAAGTACAACAAGAGGAATAACGCATGGGAAACACTGGGGAAGCTGCCTGAGAGGTCTTACTCCATGAATGGCTGGGGCATCGCCTTCCGAGGATGCGGCCAGCGGTTGCTCGTCATCGGAGGGCACCGAGGGCTTCGCGGAGGGATGATCGAGCTGAATTCTTGGGTCCCAAACGGAGGGCCTCCCGAGTGGAACACCATTGCCGTCATGCAGTCCGGTGACTTTGTTTTCAACTGCGCTGTCATGGGCTGTTGATTTCTATTGATCATGGAAGGATGATGAATGCACACTGAAACTTCTCTTTCTCGAGCATCAATGTGATCATTTTctgaaaggaaaaaaataaaataaaaatcattgCATCACTTTAACATTATTAGGATTCTTTGAAATCAGTTCACAGATTGGAATGAATGAATGACTGCCTTAGAACATTCATATAGTGAACCTGTGAAGCTACTTTTCTTCTGCTGttataattcaagttaaaaaaaatgataaattctaCATAAGTTTTTCACTGATCAtcaagataaattagaaaatatttatgACGGATGATCAAGAAGTCCAATATCATCCTTTAGTTGTACGttccatttgaaaaaaaaattctataaatatatcataattagaAATCAAATCACGGGTATTTAAATGATAACTTGAATGCAATGGAGTCGAGCATAAAATTagctgctatttttttttttaaaagtcttATTTAATTGCAGTCCATTTATTTGAAGTAGGGTAGAGGTGAAAAGTGTTTGGGTGTTGGGAGATAATGGATCTGCAACTGCAAGCATCATCTATGGTTTTAGAGCCAGGAAAGAGTCCATGGCCAAAGTACAGCATAGAAGCTGATGATGGACCATCAACAAGTACGAAGTAGTGCACTGAGATTGCAGAGCTCCAGTAAAGCTTGAGTCTCCAGATGCAGTGTTTTTTTAGTTGGCGTTAAATATGATTAGTTTTAGAGGTGATGGTAAATACTTATAGCAGATggcctattaatttaatattcttagGTTAATTTcccattaaaaaaaatcattcgtTAACAAACCAAAGCTGAGACTTATTTACACCTTTTCTCCAAATGCAGTAGTGCTTTCAAAACTGAACTCAATGGCTGGTTCAGTCAGATTAGATCGATAAAGGTTTTCGAATTATTTCTGTCCAGTTctactgaaaatgaaaaatggggaaaaaaaaatcatgatgtTTTAGCACAAAGAGGATTATCAGACATAAGAAACGAAAGCACAAGATTAATGgagcaaaaaacaaaaaacaaagagAATATGAACCCTTTTAATTGTTTTCTTATTATTCCTTTGCCTTAAGAGGTTTTTGTTCATTCTTTTGCAAGTATGCATCTGAGAATATTCTTTTGCATATGTCAATGTGCGAATGAGCAGAGACTATTTCTTTGTGGCATCTATGAACATAGCTCGCATCCAATGCTCGACATCCTCGGTCTTTGATGGGGGTGGAGGGAGCGTAGGATGCTCGATAATATTCCACCCTTCAACAATGCTTTCCGACTTATTGATCATCACAGCTGTGAACATAAAACTCGAATCGGGATTTTGGAGGTTGTCATCATCGACGGTTGACTGATCAGCAAAGAAAAACAAACTGTTAGATGTCATATTTACTGCACGAGTAAAGCGCAGCGAGGTTAGAAGCAACtagggaatagggatcaccgttATCGTCTGCTCACTCTCTGCCAGGGTATTTGAAGAACTGCCACTCGAGCTAACATTCCACACTGATCTCTTCAACTGCTGAGCCTGTTTTTCTGTGCTGCAATACcataaaattacattaaaattatACAAGAAAAGATATTACAAGAAATGATAATTTGCAAGAAGAAAATACCAACGAGTTGAATCCAAAACAACATCAAGGAATCAAACAACAAAAGAGCACTTTATCATGCAAATATATCAGTTTAGTATAGCCGAAATTTCTGTGTTTCTAGATACAGGTCAATAGAAACAGGGGTCAATGACCAACTCTTGATTTACTCATATTTGGCAAACTCAGACAATTTGTACGTTGGTTTAAACTGACAAAAGATCAGTGCAGTATTAGCCAAGAAATTGGGCAGGTCCAAGAATCCTATGAGCTATGCAAATTGCTGAAATTACCAAAAACAAAGGTTCAAAATCAGCATTAGTTTTATTTAAAGTTATGATACTCCAATCAATTCGAAATTTTTTTCTATGATCCAAGTTTGCATCACTAATCAGTTTAAGACTGCATGTCGGTATCGAATAACTTAGTTACAGCATATTCTCAAGGCAACAATAGCAAAGTTCGTCCAGTAAGTTCCATAAATAGGAGATAGTGAATATGTTTATATAACCAACTATCCATcgtcacaaaataaaataaaaaattaaaaatcagtgCAAAAAGCCACACCTTGAGCTTGCTGTCTTCAAAGAGTTTCTGATCGACTGTAATTCCTttgaagaagatagaatgaacaACAATTTACCAAAGGCTTCAAAAGTAGAAGCTTCTGAAGGTATATCTAGACCTAAGGAATTGCAGGAGTATGCTGTAATGCACGCCACACTTTTCTTGAGCAGCGAAATTCCTTTCTGCAGATCCGTGTGATTTTCAAGGGAATGTGGAGAGGCAAGGGAATAGTTGAAACTACTATTTCTGGAACTCTCTAAATGCGGTCTTCTTTCTGATTCTACTGAAGCGACACCAAAGTTCAAGGAGCTTCTATCAGACCAGGATTCTCCGCCTGAAGAGCAGAAATTCTGACGTGGTATGAAAAGAGGATATTCCTTGCTGCATATTAGAACTCTGTTGTGTTATATATTTTAATATGGAATTGAAAACTCCTTGAAATGTAGTACCTCTGTGAGGATGGGCGAGCATCCCAATACGAGTTTCGCTGCCATATCCGTGAACAGGAACCCTGTAAAAGGCATCTGAACTAATAAGTCTAATATTGGCTAAAGAAAGTGTTCTCGTTTACTTCTTTGGGCCAGCAGAAAAGAGAATACTAATATGCATCTGCAAATATGCTACAATATCCGAACTAACAAAAAATACGTGATGGAAATTGTTTCTTTGTTTTCTACAGAGGAAAGGATGGAAATGAGCCTAGGAAAGTGTTCATAAGAGTTATTTCCGGCGATTTCTGCTAGCTTGTTCACATATTGCTTCTCCCCAAATCAGGTCGAAGCAATTCTGTGCACAAAAATGACTCACCTTTTCTTAAAAtacattaacttaattaatttgttgatttaaaacaaatttttataaatttaaactttccCTTCCTCTTTCTTTCCTCACAAACTATGGAAATATTtcttatccatttcttccaatTTTTTTTCCACTCCTTTATTTCCCTAGCTATTTTGCTCCCCCCTAGGAAATTGGCCCACTTAccttaataaaaataaatgccAAAATATTCTGAAGCAAGGTAATTAGTATTTCAGGtataaatttaactttgaaaaagaaaataaaaaatcatatacaAGTTATCCAATGTTagctaaaatttcaaaaaaaaaaaaaaaggttaaccGGTTCCCAGATTTGAATCATGACACCAGAATAAAGTTAATTAGACCTCATTGTTGATCTATATAATTCCTATACCTTGGCCATACTTATTGGTagttagaataaaaaaaaaatggcatACCGCAAAACCTGAATTATGAAGAACAGGAGCTGCCAAATTTGGAGCAATCAGATTCAACAATTGTACCATGTACCTGTTTGGAATGCAGACAATACCCAACAGTTATTACAGAAAAATAGTGAAAGTGCCAACTCAACAATGCTCATAAACCATTTACTGGGTGCCAGTATTTAAAGTTAGATAAATTAAGATCATTTCGAGCCTGCAAGAAGACTCTCATGCAGCAGTCGTGTGCCAAGATTTAATATGTACAAGGACTCTATGATAAAGCATTCtagatatgatttttaaaaatccaaGTAAACTTTATGACATAATTTTTCCCATGGTAGATAATCCTATAAAACAAGAATAAACAATGCAAATAAAACTAGAATTTATAGGCAAGTAGAAGTTACCCTAAAGAAGCAGCAAGCTCTTCAGGAGGAACAGAATGTGGATCCAGCCCTCTAGGTAAGCGTGCATTGCATATTTGGTTGGACATGTTATTTGATCTATCTTTTATTTTATCTGGGTTCAcctgaaaattaaataaaacatcATCAGGCATTTCTATAGTTTGGTATATCCTATTCGTCCTATAGCAACAAAAGAAGTGTGTCTTTATTTGCTCAAATCATTTAAACAGAAATAATCAGAAAGAAGATAGAGTCAGTTAATACACAGATAGAAACCATTTCTGAGGCAAAGCAGCAAAGATCACTTATTTGTGAACTAAAACACAGTATCTGGGATAAAATAGCAAATATTGGTTGTTATTGAGAAAAAATTGCTTGCTATTAAGAAAACATACATTCTGCAAAATCATCAAAGGAAAGTGAGCCAAATTATATACAATATTTTCATCCAATCAAATAAATCACTTTACAACTAACAAAAATGTCATCTAGTATCTGATATGGATATGCAGCTTTATTTCCATCCAAACCTATGTAAATGATCACTTGGAATCACAAGAACAAATCTTGAGTGTTGACTTACTATCCACCATATTTTATGGATCAAAGATATTGGGTTGTCGTTAGGAagcaacacacacacacacacaaaatgtCAATGCAGCAGAGACTAGGGATAAGAGAATGCTAAGATGAACAAGTGTAGCtactagaaaaataaaatggaaaatattattcaacaacaataacaacattcCATTATGTAAACAAGCCAGAGGGAACTTACCCTACACATTGGAAAGAGCTTACAGATATTTTCTATTACCACTGCCTGACGACGGATACATTCAGGAGTGATGCCcgtctgtaaaaaaaaaaaaaaaaacacagcgCTTTCATGTCAGCTAGACCAAACTAggcaagaaaaagaataaaacatAGAAAAAACTAAAACAACAACATTCAAACCTTATTTCACTAGATGAGCTCAGTTATATGTATCCTTCTATGCTTTTGGGCTCTATCATACTATataatcatttatatttaaataaattttatcttatttcatTATTGTTAACCAAGTTttctttggtcttcctcttcctcatttaataagtgtatttgtcatagtttcacatcatctAACTGAAGCATTTATTGGACATCTAAATATATATTTGTGCTATCTTAAACATGTTTCTAAGAGTTTTAGCTCAATAGATGTAACTTGACtttctctaatattttcatttcttattttgttcataCTCGTATGTCCGcatatccaccttaacattctcatctccaTGACTCTCATCTTCTACTTGTGTGCACGAGTCATACCCCAACATTTAGCTCCATGTAATATAATAGGTCTAACCGCCTTATTGCAGAACTTTCTTTTAAGTTTCAgaagtactttacgatcacaaagAACATCTTACATTCTTCTCCATTTTAactatcctgcttgtattctatataagacatctctcaaCCATTTCATCCTTCtgcaaaaatgatcttaaatatttaaaacttcTCGATTACTGACAATTTGCCatctcctattttaacaattatctttttacatctaatattgttaaatttaaattttatatattctatctttactcTACTTAAGTCTAAAAGAAAGTAATAAAACAACAAAATAGAAAAGACTTAATGCATTTAGTTTAGAAGGTTATATAGTATGCTTATATATTTTAATCCCTTGCCATAACTCAAGAAACCAGTAATATAAATGCAAAAGTTGATTAAATGTTATGATACTTACATCAACCAGCCGCTGATTGGACATAAGATCACTACTGAGTTTATCTAATACTTCTGTTTGCTTGTTTTTCATCTAAAACATGAATAATTAACAACAGTTCAGACATATTAGAAGCATACAATTGAAGAAAGGACGAATAAGTGTAGGAAGAGTATAAAAGTAAAATTATCTCACTGTAGAAAATGCTAATTCCAATGAACCGTATTTCAACTTCAGATCATTTGATTCTTTGGAAACCTTAGCCTTATCTGCAAGAGCAATAGAAGTTTCAAGAAAATCGGACCGCAACATAATGAAGCATCCTTGCTGCAAGAAGGGATGCTTTAACTTGCATTACCTACAAAGAAACAAACCTTCAGCAAGTTTCTTCTTCAAGTAGGTTAGCCGTTCCTTCAATTTCTTGAGTTCCACATTTTGCACCGCTCTCCAGTTAATCTGTTGATCTGCTTTCCTCTAAAACACAAACAGCAAAACATTTAAcgaaaataaacttaaatttcacCTAAAAGAAAGAGCATAAAAGATAAGTTTATGCTCTGTCGAAGAAAAATCCAATAGTAAAGACAATTGAGcgaaataaagttttttttttcaaacgagATGAAAATACAGTGGTACCATTcgggaaaatttgaaattgaaagtcACTAGTGTAGTACAATACAAAGTCAAAACGCCACAGACAACAGGTTTGAAGGCTAACCTTCTTGGCGAGCAAATCGTCCAGCTTGGAATAGTGAGATTTACAGACGGTATTCAGAGATTTCAACAGAGCGCTGTACTCGTTTAACCTGAAATTTCCGAAATTATATCACTACATACCGACAATTGCCCATATCCAGCTCCATATCAAAGATGATCAAAAGAAATCACTAGCCTGTGGTTAACGCAGGGAGCACAAATTGATGCAAGATTTGAACCCTCGCAGATGGCGCAGCAACTGCTGCTGGGCTTCCTCGCCATCAACTGACACCGGATTCGACCACGATCCAGCGACTGATCGCCAACAACAGAATGGAGACTTCGATTTTGTTTCTGGAAACTCGATCTGAAGCTAGGTTTTCGTCACGTTTTGGAATATTGGGGCTTTGAAGAGAGCAGACCGTGGCAAATTCGTCGCGGGTTTCATAGGCACTGATAAAACTTTGAGGAGCAGAATGAAATATCGTCAAATTCTTGGGGAAGATTAAAACTGCGCCCTGTAACATAAGAGAGAAGAGAGGTACTTTATTTATATTTCATAAGTTGTTTAGGGTAATATATAACCTTCCAAATTTTGGaaagataaaaaagaaaataagtaaacTAGGAGGAGCAAAATGCCATTTTCTCTTATTAGTTGGGCTCCAATGGATTTCAGCCCAACGGACATTTGGCCCAGTAGTTTTCATTGGCATTCGAATCAATGCTTCGCCTTATATATAGAGTTGGCCGAGAGCCATCTCATTTCTTGGGTTAGGGTTTCACGATTCCGGACCATCTGCTGCGAggatggcggcggcggcggcggagtcaGTCCAGTGCTTCGGAAGGAAGAAAACAGCTGTGGCAGTGGCGCACTGCAAGCGCGGCCGTGGCCTTATCAAGGTTAACGGCGTTCCCATCGAGCTGGTGAAGCCGGAGATCCTCCGTCTCAAGGCCTTCGAGCCGATCCTCCTCCTCGGGCGGCAACGATTCGCGGGCGTCGATCTCCGCATCCGCGTCAAGGGAGGCGGCAAGACCTCCCAGATCTACGCCATCCGCCAGAGCATCGCTAAAGCCCTTGTCGCCTACAACCAGAAGTACGTCGACGAGCAGTCCAAGCAGGAGATCAAGGACATCCTCGTCCGCTACGACAGGACGCTGCTCGTCGCCGACCCACGCCGGTGCGAGCCCAAGAAGTTCGGAGGTCGGGGTGCTCGCGCTCGGTTCCAGAAGTCGTACCGTTAGATGGACACGGTCTGCTATTTCGCGCTTTTCCTATTTTGCATGCTTTCCCTTTGTTGTCCGATGCGATGGATTTGCTCTCGAAGCGTAATTACTCTCGATTTCGAACCGGATGATTACTAAAAGTTGCTATTTTTAAGATCACTCAGTGATTATTTTTATCTGCTCCTCGATTCTGAATTGTGAGTTCTAGTTATTTCTCTGTGTTCATAATTGACCTGTATTCCACCCGAGAATTAAATTGAAAAGGAGTAGGATAGTTGATTCTTGTAATAGAATAGAATAGGAATTAAGTCGAAATTTGTATTttgtaatcaaatttataattaaTCGATAATTCATGGAAGCATTGCTAGGGAACAATTTGGTGGAAATATTGTTAGGTAACAATTTTGTTTTCTTACTTAATAATTCATGGAAGTATTTTTAGGTAACAATTTTGTTTTCTTAGTGATCCGTAGAGCGTTTGTCTCTTGTTTtctttgtcaaataaataagggagacaaatattttattattgttaaaataaacaaaataggGTACCCTTTTTAAAATCAAAAGGGCAAATTaaaagaaacatcaaatggatacccttttaaaaaaaaaattcaaaaagttGTCTCAttagatgttttatttttaaaatattcattatTAGCATTTGCCAATAATTGTCACAATATAtaagatgtttttttttatttatagaaTTATTGTGGTTAGCAGTAATTGTTACAACAACTATAGAAGCTATTCGAGTAGCTAcccattaatttttataattattttaaaatgattttaatgaaAAATTGATAAAAAGGATTTTGATATAATAGAGTATAGAATTTTAGATATTAGTTTTAGTATTTATTATAGTAAAAAGTAATACATTCATTCTAAGTGTTCTTCAGAGTTTGTCCCTTTAAAGGGAGATAAATTTTAGGGTGAGTTTATTACCAACTTGGTTAGAAGGTGGAAGAAATAGATAGCTCTATTA from Zingiber officinale cultivar Zhangliang chromosome 5B, Zo_v1.1, whole genome shotgun sequence encodes the following:
- the LOC121984570 gene encoding F-box/kelch-repeat protein SKIP11-like; the encoded protein is MLEDLPCLISRVFESSSDQESNWHYLAYPFHDSSNSKKRQKLDEEMATEEEDQSKRKKLSHQLEAYDDDDPSAFDRLTRDLILSCLLLLSRSDYGAVASVSRAFRSMIRDAYEHRRRQGIAEHWVYFSCTALQWHAFDPYRRRWITVPPMPASPTETFAFSDKESLAVGTDLLVFGREMTSYVVMRYSILSNSWCPGVVMNSPRCLFGSASRGGKAIVAGGTNGREILNSAELYDSETQTWESLPTMNRARKLCSGVFMDEKFYVIGGMANEREVLTCGEEYDMKRSSWRLIPNMSDGLIGENGAPPLVAVVSNQLYAARYADKMVVKYNKRNNAWETLGKLPERSYSMNGWGIAFRGCGQRLLVIGGHRGLRGGMIELNSWVPNGGPPEWNTIAVMQSGDFVFNCAVMGC
- the LOC121984569 gene encoding uncharacterized protein LOC121984569, producing MARKPSSSCCAICEGSNLASICAPCVNHRLNEYSALLKSLNTVCKSHYSKLDDLLAKKRKADQQINWRAVQNVELKKLKERLTYLKKKLAEDKAKVSKESNDLKLKYGSLELAFSTMKNKQTEVLDKLSSDLMSNQRLVDTGITPECIRRQAVVIENICKLFPMCRVNPDKIKDRSNNMSNQICNARLPRGLDPHSVPPEELAASLGYMVQLLNLIAPNLAAPVLHNSGFAGSCSRIWQRNSYWDARPSSQSKEYPLFIPRQNFCSSGGESWSDRSSLNFGVASVESERRPHLESSRNSSFNYSLASPHSLENHTDLQKGISLLKKSVACITAYSCNSLGLDIPSEASTFEAFGKLLFILSSSKELQSIRNSLKTASSSTEKQAQQLKRSVWNVSSSGSSSNTLAESEQTITSTVDDDNLQNPDSSFMFTAVMINKSESIVEGWNIIEHPTLPPPPSKTEDVEHWMRAMFIDATKK
- the LOC121984572 gene encoding 40S ribosomal protein S16-like, with amino-acid sequence MAAAAAESVQCFGRKKTAVAVAHCKRGRGLIKVNGVPIELVKPEILRLKAFEPILLLGRQRFAGVDLRIRVKGGGKTSQIYAIRQSIAKALVAYNQKYVDEQSKQEIKDILVRYDRTLLVADPRRCEPKKFGGRGARARFQKSYR